The genomic DNA CGGCGCGTTGCTGTCGTGGGCATTGCTCTGCGCGGAAATTCTTTTTGCCACGGCTCGGGACAAGACCATGCCGGCATTCCTGAAAAAGGAAAACGCCAACCATGTGCCGGTCAATGCGTTGTGGCTGACCAACGTGATGATCCAGATTTTCCTGTTGATCACCCTGTTCTCGGCAGGCACTTACACCAGCCTGATCTACCTCGCATCGTCGATGATTCTGGTGCCGTATCTGTGGTCGGCCGCCTACGCGGTGTTGTTGAGCGGGCGCGGCGAAACCTACGAACACGCCTCGGCCGAACGCACCAAGGACCTGCTGATCGGTGGCATCGCGCTGTGTTATGCGGTGTGGTTGTTGTATGCCGGCGGAGTCAAGTATTTGCTGCTGTCGGCGTTGTTGTATGCGCCGGGGGTGATCCTGTTTGCCAAGGCCAAACATGAGCAGGGTGAGCCGTTGTTCACCCCGGTGGAGAAGGGGATTTTTACCGCTGTGATCATTGGGGCAGGGTTGGCGGCTTATGGTTTGTACAGCGGGGTGCTGTCGTTGTGAGGTTGACGAGCCGCACGGATTGACCCTGAATCGCAGGTGTCCGTGCGGCCGTCTTCGCGAGCAAGCCCGCTCCCACATTCAATCGCGTTCCGTCAGAAGAGACTCGGTCAAATGTGGGAGCAAGCCCGCTCCCACATTCAATCGCGTTCCGTCAGAAGAGACTCGGTCAAATGTGGGAGCAAGCCCGCTCTCACATTCAATCGCGTTCCGTCAGAAGAGACTCGGTCAAATGTGGGAGCAAGCCCGCTCCCACATTCAATCGCGTTCTGTCAGAAGAAACCCGGTCAAATGTGGGAGCAAGCCCGCTCTCACATTCAATCGCGTTCCGTCAGAAGAGACTCGGTCAAATGTGGGAGCAAGCCCGCTCTCACATTCAATCGCGTTCCGTCAGAAGAGACTCGGTCAAATGTGGGAGCAAGCCCGCTCCCACATTCAATCGCGTTCTGTCAGAAGAAACTCGGTCAAATGTGGGAGCAAGCCCGCTCCCACATTCAATCGCGTTCCGTCAGAAGAGACTCGGTCAAATGTGGGAGCGGGCTTGCTCGCGAAGAGGCCCGTATGTTCATCACCACTTTGGGTGATGCGAACCCAGTTCGGTGGCCGGCAGCGCCCACTGCAGCGGCGTCCCGCTGATCTTCACCGGCACCTGCAACCGGTGCGCCGGCCCCCACGGTGTCTGCTCAATCTCCAAGCGCTGATCCTGCTCATCCTCCGCTCGTAACGCCTCACTCGTCCCCGGTCCGTGCTCGATCAACAGTTTCGCCGTCCGCGCCAGCGACAACCGTGCCGATCCTCCGCGACCACTGCGCAACCGCTCGCTCAGCAAGCTGATCGCACTCGCCGCCATCAAATACCCGGTCGCATGGTCCAGCGCCTGCACCGGCAACGGTGTCGGTTTGTCGGCGTGCTTCCAGCGCTGCCCGGCCTCGGCGATGCCGCTGCTCATCTGCACCAGACTGTCGAAACCTCGGCGGTTCTGCCACGGCCCGCTCCAGCCGTAGGCGTTGAGGCTGACGTCGACCAGTCCCGGTGCCAGTTGCCGACGACGCTCGACACCGAAGCCAAGGTGCTCCAGCGCATCGGCGCGGTAGCCGTGGAGCAGAATGTCGGCGTCCTTCAACAAGTTTTCGAACACCGCGCGATCCGTCGGATCATGCAGATCCAGTCGCGCGCAGCGTTTGCCGAGGGTGACTTCCGGGACCACGCCCGGTTCGTTCCAGGTCGGCGGATCGATGCGCAAAACATCGGCGCCAAACCCTGCAAGAAAACGGCTGGCGGTGGGCCCGGCGAGTACCCGCGTCAAGTCCAGCACCTTGATCCCGGCCAGCGGTTGCGCCGCTGAGCCTTGCCACGGTTTGCGGCGTTCGTCCGGCTGATCAATGAACTGAACCAGCGGTTCGGCATTCACCGCCAACCCTTGCGGATGCTGTTGCCATTGCGCCCAACTGCGCATTTCGGCAGCGCAGCCCTTGGCGTCGACCACCGCTTGCTCCAGATCGTTGCTCGCCCATTGCGCGACTTTCGCCGCCATCGCTGCGCGGTCGGCACAGGCGCCCAGTACGCGTTCAGCGGCAGCGCGGTGATGCGAGGCGTTGGTGTGCAGGCGGATCCAGCCGTCGCGGGTCGCATAGTCACCTGCGACCGGATCCCACAACGGCGGCACTTCCCAGCCCATCGGACGCAGCGAGGTGGCGAACCAGAACGAGGCCAGACGCCGGTCGACTTCAACGCTTGGCAGATAAGCGGTTTGTTGCTGGATCAGTTCGCTGATCGTTTGCCCGGCAGCGGCAATGCTCGCGCAGGCCAGATCGGTGACGGCGAACGCCGAGGGCAGGGCGCCGCTGGCGGTGAACGGAATAGGCGTGTGCGGCAAGCCGAGTGCGGCTTGAATGGACGTGAGTAAATCAGTCATCGAAGGCCCTCCGGAGCGAGAGGGCGATGATAGTGCAAAAGAATGTCAGCTCAGATGAAATTCCCTGGGCAGAACACGTACCCCTGTGGGAGCGAGCCTGCTCGCGAAAGCGGTGTGTCAGTCAACAAAGGTGTTGGATTTGACGACCTCTTCGCGAGCAGGCTCGCTCCCACAGGGATTTGTGCCGGATTGTTATACCCGGAACTGATCCATCAATTTCATCTGCTGGCTCGCCAGGGCATTGAGCTGGCTGCTGATCGCTGCCGATTCGGTGGCTTGCTCGGTCAACGTCTCCGTCACGGTCCGAATCGCCGAGACGTTGCGGTTAACCTCTTCAGCCACCGCGCTCTGCTGTTCGGCGGCGCTGGCAATTTGCAGGTTCATGTCGCTGATCACGGTGACCGCATCGCTGATCTTGCCCAGCGCATCCACCGCCTGACGGATCTGCCCGGCGTTGTTGTGCGCCTGGGTCTGGCTCGAATGCATGGTCGCGACCACGCCACGGGTGCCGGTCTGGATCTTCTCGATGACTATGCGAATTTCTTCCACCGAATCCTGCGTGCGTTTGGCCAGGTTGCGCACCTCGTCCGCCACCACGGCAAACCCGCGCCCGCTCTCACCGGCCCGGGCCGCTTCGATGGCGGCGTTGAGCGCCAGCAGGTTGGTCTGTTCGGCGATGCTGCGAATCACCTCCAGCACCGAGCCGATCTGCTCGCTGTTGACCGCCAGTGCTTCGACTTCGGTCACTGCTTTGCTGACTTCATCGGCCAGTTGATTGATGTCGCGGGTGCTGCGCTCGATGATCGACATGCCGTCCTTGGCCGACTGATCGGCACCCTTGGCGGCGTTGGCCGCGTTTGACGCGCTGTTGGCAACGTCATGGGCGGTGGCGCTCATTTCGTTGGAGGCGGTGGCCACCTGGTCGATTTCGCGGAACTGAACCTGCATGCCTTCGCTGGTCTGACGGGCGATTTCCGAAGATTGGTCGGCGGTGCCGCGCGCTTCGGTGATGCTCTGTTTGATCTGCGCGATGGTCGGTTGCAGCTTGTCGAGGAAGCGGTTGAACCAGTTCACCAGTTCGCCCAGTTCATCCTGCTTGCTGTAATTGAGCCGCTGGGTCAGATCGCCTTCACCGCTGGCGATGTTCTTCAGCATCTCGGCAACGCTGTTGATCGGACGAGTGACACCGGAAGCGGTGAGCCAGATCAGCAACAAGCCAATCAGACCGGCAGCCACCGCCACTGCCAATGCCATGAATACGCCGGTTTCCTGAGTGTCATCGAGCACCGCTTGCAGCTTGACCGAATCGGCCAGCAACACTTGTTTCGGCAGGTCGATGACCACGCCCCAGGCGCGCGAGTTGCCAATCGGTTCGACCGGATACACAGCTCGGATCAGATCGCCTTGTTCGATGATCTTCGGCGTGGCGCTGCCGAGTAGTTGCAGCACATCCTTACCGTCGGCGCCGAGGGTGTCGCTGATTTTCTTGCCGACCTTGGCGGCGTCGGAACTGTCGGCCGCCAGCACGCCACTGCCGGACACAATCAGCATGTGCCCGGCGTTGTTGAACAGGTTGCGCTGGGACTCCGCGGTGGCCGCTTGCAAGGCGTCGAGGGCGATATCGACGCCGACCACACCGATGGCTTTGCCGTCGACGATCAACGGTACGGAAATGGTCGTCATGAGCATTTCCTTGCCGCCGACGGTATCGGCATACGGGTCGAGCAGGCAGGTGCGTTTGTTGTCGCGAGGGCAGGTGTACCAACTGTTGTACGGCGTGCCGCTGACACTCAACGTGGTCTTGGTCATGTCTTCTTCGACCATGATTGTGTTCAGCGAGGAGCCGGCAGCGCGGCTCCAGTAACTGGCAAAACGCCCGGCTTCGTTGGACTGGCGCGCCGCGTCGTTGGCGAACTCGCTGTCCTTGCCGTCGAGCCCGTTCGGTTCAAAGGCGAGCCAGATGCCGAGCACCTTGTCGTTACGCTCGAACGCGGTTTTCAGGTTCAGGTTCAACTCTTCACGCAAGGCACCGGTGTCCAGCGAACGCTTGGCGGCCATTACGCGCATGTCCTTGATCTGGTCGGCCAGCGCGGTGATCACCGTCAGGCTTTCGCCAAAGGTCTTCTGCACGCGCACCGCTTGTTCGGCGGCTTTGGCCTGCAGCAGGTTCTGCACACTGGTGGTGAGCAACTTGTTGCTGGAGTCGCTGACCAGTTTATCGTTCTGGTTGGTCTGGTAAATGTTCATGCCGACGATCAGCGCAACCACACCGAGCAGGCATAGACCAGAGAGCAGAACGATTTTCAGGCGAATGGAAAGAGAGTCGAACATGGGCGTTCTCGCGAATGAATAAAACGGGTGGCATTCGGGTATGAACTACCCGGTTCGCCAAATCCATTCAGCGCTAAACGTTTGCGCAGGGGAATGTGCTGCAAGGGTGATTAATTACAGAGAAGTTTCAGGGGTGTTACGCGGGCTCAGGAAGGGGGGGGCAAGGTTTCCGGTCGCGACCAGATCCACAGGTTGCCCAAACTCATCCCGGCAATCGCCAGATAGACCGGCCAGCCGTGATCGAGCATCAGCACCATCAGCGTCGCGCACAGCAGCATGCTCACCGTCGCACTGACCTTGGCCTTGCGCGCAATGATTTTGCCGTTGCGCCAGTTGCTCAGGATCGGCCCAAACAGGCGATGGTGTTCCAGCCAGGCACTCAGTCGCGGCGAACTGCGCGTCGCGGCCCAGGCGGCGAGCAGGATGAACTCGGTGGTCGGCAGGCCGGGCACGACGATGGCAATCAGGCCGATGCCAAGGCTGACATAGGCCAGCAGGCCGAACAGCAGGCGGGCGATTTTTGAGGTGGCGGGTTGCGGCATGGGCTCAGCGAGTGATTATGAAGCGGAATGGAGATCTTACAGGTTGTTGCAGTTCCCATGTGGGAGCGAGCCTGCTCGCGAAAGCGGTGGATCAGTCACATTAATGTTGAATGTGCTGCCGTATTCGCGAGCAGGCTCGCTCCCACAAGGAATAGGTGTTGCTTCAGGCAAGTTCTGCTTCGGTGGCATAAGCCTGTTCCAACAACACGGTGAAGCGGTTGAACGCGTCAATCGCGCCTTGCTCGACTTCAGCTTCTTCCTCGGCACTGAACTGCAACGAGTCGAGGGTGCGCACAAAGCTTTTCCAGCCTTCGGCGCGACCACCTTCGGGCTCACCCAAATGACGCGCACCAAAGGTTTCGCTCAGCTCCAGCGCCACGGCGCGCTTGATCAGAAACGCCGCACCGAGCTTCGAACCTTCGGAGACAAAGACCCAGCCCAGCGCACGAGCCTTGCTCGGGTTCTTCACCGCGCCAGCCACAGGTGCCGGCACTTCAGTTTCCAGATCCGCCAGATCTGCCTTGGCCGCTTCGGCACGGCAACGGGCTGGCAAGTCCGGCACGATCGCGGTCAGTTCGGCGTTGTTATAGAGGTCGACCAGTTCCGACTGAAACAGGTATTGCACCACCACAAACCGGGTGAAGTTGGCGCGAGTCTCGAATGGCGCATGGGCTTTGACCAGGGCGTCGAGCTTGCTGTGCGGCTCGTGCGTGATCTGGTTCAGGCGTTGCGAACGCAGGGCTTTTTGCGAAGTGGTCATGGGGTGTCCTTGATAAAAGAGGCGCTTGATAACGAGACGAACGGGATAGCGCCGGACAGTAAAAAAAGCCTCACTGCGCGGCGTATGAATACGCGCAGTGAGGCAGACGGGATCAGATGTCCCAGATCAGATTGATCGCGAAGTTACGGCCCGGCTGGGTCAGGCGATCAAGGTTGGCCGGTTGCGTTACCGAGGCTTCGCCGACGCTGTCGTAACCGCGCACGTCATCCCACAGCCAGTATTTCTTGTCGGTCAGGTTGTAAATGCCGCCGCTGACGGTGACGTCGTTCGTGACTTTGTAGAAGCCGGTCAGATCAAGAATACCGAAGCCCGGTGACTTGAACTGGCTGCTGACGCCATCCGGCGACTTGAAGTTGCTGTCGTCGACACGATCCTTCTTCTTCACCAATGTCCAGCTCAGCAAACCGCCGTAGTTGTCCTGGTCGTAACCGAGCCCGAACACACCGGTCAGCGGATTGACGCTGTTGAGCGGTTCGCCGCTGTCGTCGTTGCGGCCGTAGGCGTAGGCGATCGAGCCTTGGGTATACAGGCCTTGCGGCGCGCCGAACGCATCCAGATTCAAGCGACCTTTGACTTCCGCGCCCTTGATGGTCGCGTGCTTGATGTTGCTCGACTGGAAGGTCAGCTCGCTGTAACCCGGGGTGACCGCATCTTCGTTGATGAAGTCGCGGTACTTGTTGTAGAACACCGCCACGTCAAACGAGCCAGACTCGAAGTTGCCGCGCAGACCGGTCTCGTAGCTTTTGCTTTTTTCCGGTTCCAGGTCCGGGTTCGGCGCCACTTGGTAACCGGTGGTGTTGTTCTCGAAACGACCGTACAGCGCTTTCGCGGTCGGCGTGCGGAAGCCTTCGGCGTATTGACCGTACCAGGTGTAGTTGTCGTTAAAGGCGTAGGTCAGGCCGAATTTGGGCGAGACTTTATGCCAGGTCTTGTTCTTGTCGCTGACCGTGCCCTGGCCATCCGCCGCCACGGTGTTGAGGAATTCCTCGGTGATGTGCGGCTTGAGTTGGGTGTAGTCGTAGCGCAGGCCTGGAAGGAAGGTCCAGTCGTTCCAGCTGATCTGATCCTGGGCGAACAGGCTGTAGGTGTTGATGGTCGGGTCCGGGAAGTCGCTGGCCTTTTTCAAGACGTCAGCGACACTGGTGGCGCCAATCGCGGTGCAGCCGCGACCGACGGCCAGGCACTTGCCGTCGCCGCTGCGCGAGCCGGTGACTTTCTGCTGTTTGATCGTGGTGCCGTAGGTCAGCACGTGGTCGGTGTCACCGATGGCAAAGGCCTTGTCCAGTTGCGCATCGAAGACCCACTGCTTTTCCTCGTAAACCGTGTCGCGGGTACGCAGCACTTTCCGGGTCATCGGGTAGTAATACTCTTCGGTGCTCTGGTCGGTCTTGGCGATCTGGTGGTTGAGGCTCCACTTCACGTTGTCGACCAGCAGGCTGTCGAGGGCGAAGCTGTGTTCGATGCCGAAACGCTCGCGGGTGATGGTGTCGTTACCGGTGCGCCACTGGTACATGCCGCCGGGCAGCATGCTGTCTGGAATGGTCGGGGCGCCGTTGAAGTACGGGCCGCCGTAGGCGCTTTTTTGATCGGTGTCGCGATCATCCTTGTACTTTTCGTAGGTCAGGCCCAGGCGCGAATCTTCGTTGTAGTTCCAGCCGATCTTGGCCAGCACGTTAGTAGCCTTGACGTCTTCCGGGTTGGCGGCGGTGCGCTCAAGACCGGTGCCATTGTTGCTGCCGTAGGAGTCGGTCTCGTGACCGTCACGGCGGCTGAAGTGCAGCAAGCCATCGAACTGATCGGCACGGCCAGCGACGGTGGCGGACTTCAACCAGCTCTCATCGGCGGAGCTGTAACCGGTTTTCAGGCGGGCGCCGACGTCTTTGCCGGGCTTGATGATGTCGTCAGGATCGAGGGTGTAGTAGCTGACGGCGCCGCCAATGGCGTTGCTGCCGTACAGCACCGAGGCAGGGCCGCGAAGGATTTCCACGCGTTTGACGATTTCCGGGTCGACGTAATTGCGCTGGCTTTTGGCGTACGGGCCGTTGAAGAAACTGTTGGGGATTTCCACGCCATCGACTTGAGTCAGAATGCGGTCGCCGTCGATGCCACGGATGTTGTAGCCGCTGATACCACCACGCTGGCCGGCGCCACCGACGGAAACCCCCGGCTCATAACGCACCAGATCCTTGATGGTGTTGACGTTGTTGCGATCGAGTTCTTCACGGCTGTGCACGGTGACGGTGCTCGGCACGCTGTTCACCGACTGTTCCTGGCGGGTGGCGCTGATGGTCACCTGATCCAGATTAAGCGCGCCGCTGGTGCTGCGTTTTTCCAGCACGACGTTGTTGTTGCTCAGCTTGCGGAAGCTCAGGTTGGTCCCCACCAACAGGCGCTCAAGGGCTTTTTCCGGTGGCAGCGAGCCGCGTACGCCCGGCGACGATATGCCCTGACCCAGTTCTGCCGGTAAGCCGACTTGCCAGCCGGTCACGGCGGTGAAGGCATTGAGGGCCGACACCAGCGGCTGCTGACCGATGGCGAACGAGTAATCGCCCATGTTGCGCGCCGGTTGCTCAGTGGCAGCCAGCAGCGGCGCGCTGCCGGCCATCAGGATGGCAGCGGTCAGCAGCGACAATACGCGGGAAGGGGAAGCAGTCTGGCGGGTAAGGCGAGAGGACATCGATAGCGCTCCGTGTCGCACGAATCTTTATAGGTGCTGATTTCGCGTCCGAAGATGCGAATCAATTGCATTGGCTATAACTAGACGAACGCGCTCACGCTATCGAGTAAAAATAATTCTCATTTAGTTCAGGATCACCAGCGCCGGGAATTCCTGCAGGCGTGCGGAGGTGATGTGGGCGAGGGAGCGCACCACGTCGAGCGGTTGATCGAGGCGGTAATTGCCGGTCACGGCAACGTCGGCCAACTGCTCGTTGTTGTTGATGATCCAGCCCGGATAGTAGCGGCGCAGTTCGGCCAGCACCTGATTGAGCGGGCAGTTCTCGAACACCAGTCGACCTTGCACCCAGGCCAGATCGGTATTGGCGTCGAGTTTGGCCGGGCGGTCGAAACCGTTGGGGCCGATGCGGATACTTTCCCCTGCGCTCAAGCGAACCCGAGCATCGTTATGGGTCGCACGCAGATCGACATCGCCGCGCTGCACATTGACCTGCGCGACACCGTCCAGATAGCGCACGGCGAACGCGGTGTCATGCACGCTGGCCTTGACCGGGCCGGCGTCGATTTCCAGCGGTTGATTGCGATTGGCCGCGACCTCGAAAAACGCTTCGCCCTGATACAACCGGGCAACGCGCTGTTGATCATTGATGGTGCTGGAAAACGCCGAGTTGGTATTGAGCAGGACTTTCGAACCGTCCTCCAGTTGCAGGCGCTGGCGTTCGCCGACCACGGTCAGATGATCGGCCTGAAGGCGCATCGGCACATTGCTGAAACTGAACAGACCGAGCACCAGCACCGCAGCGGTCGCCAGCGGTTTCCAGTGGGGGCGCAGGCGTTTGAGGACAGTGACTTTCGCAGGTTTGGCCGCGAGGTTTTGTGCGCACTGGGCGATCTGCGGGCCGTCCCAGATCGCCTGCGCCTTGGCGAAGGCCTCGGCATTCAACGGATCAGCCGCCAGCCACGCGTGGAATTGCCGGGTCTGCTCTTGGTCCGGACTGCCGAGCACGATGAGCCAGTCCAGCGCCTGGTCCATTGCAAGTGCGGCGTCCTGCGCCGTTTCGGGCGAAGGCGAGCGGTGGGTGTCCGTCACGGTGTTTCCTCGGCAGTGTCTGCGCACGGCTGTTTTTTTAGTGAAGCGTAAAAGTCGGGCAAGGGTAACAAAGCCCGATGATCAGTGCAGTTGAACCTGGCACAAACAGAAAAGGCCTACAGCCTCAGTCGCCATTCAAGCGTTCGGCGACGCCGATGCAAATGCTCATGATCAGTTTCAGTTCTTTCTGCACGGTGCTGAGCGACACGTTCAGTTCGTCGGCGATTTCCTGATAGCTATGACCGTGCAGGCGGCTGAGGATGAAAATCTGCTGCTGACGCGGGCTGAGTTGACCGAGGCTCACGTTCAGGCGCTCCAGCAATTGTTCGGCGTGGGCGGCGTCTTCGGCGCTGCTGGCGGGGGCGGCGACGCTGTGCACAACTGCCTGCGGCACATCATCGACCATGGTCCGCGAATGGATCTTGCGCGCACGCAGATGATCCAGGGCCAGATTGCGCGCGGTCTGGAAGACAAAGGGTTCGAGATGATCGATGGCCCGCTCGCTCAGCGCCCGCGTCACGCGCAGGTAGGTTTCCTGCAACAGATCTTCAGCGGTGCTGTGATTGTTGACCATCCGTTCCAGCGTACGCAGCAAGGACGTGCGCTGGGTGAGGAAGACGTGGTTGAAGTGTGATTGACTCACGGGAAGACCTGATCCATTTCAAGCGAATGATAATGCTTATCATCTAGCTGAATGGTCAAGTACTGATTTTGAATAGAACGGAAAACCTTGTGGGAGCGAGCCTGCTCGCGAAAGCGGTGTATCAGCCAACATAAATGTTGAATGACACATCGTATTCGCGAGCAGGCTCGCTCCCACAGGGATAGGGGATTACTTGAGATTATTCGGCGTTGCACAACGCCAGGCAGTTATCCAGCATGCGGTTGGAGAAGCCCCACTCGTTGTCATACCAGGCCAGCACTTTCAGCAGTTTGCCGCTGGATTTGGTGTGGTTGGCGTCGAAAATCGACGACAGCGGGTTGTGGTTGAAGTCGCTGGAAACCAGCGGCAAGGTGTTGTAGCCCAAAATTTTCGAATGCTGGCTGGCCGCTTTCAGCAGGGCATTCACTTCCTCGGCGGTGGCTTCTTTCTTCAGCTGAACGGTCAGATCCACCAGCGACACATTGATCACCGGCACACGCACGGCCATGCCGGTCAGCTTGCCCGCCAGTTCCGGCAGCACCAGGCCTACCGCTTCAGCGGCGCCAGTCTTGCTCGGAATCATGTTCTGCGTGGCCGAACGCGCGCGGTACGGGTCGGTGTGATAGACGTCGGTCAGGTTCTGGTCGTTGGTGTAGGCGTGGATGGTGGTCATCAAACCGCTTTCGATGCCCAGCTCACGGTGCAGCACTTGCGCGACAGGCGCCAGGCAGTTGGTGGTGCACGAAGCGTTGGAGATGATCTGATGCGACTGGCGCAGAATGTCGTGGTTCACACCGTAAACCACGGTGGCGTCGGCACCTTTGGCCGGGGCCGAGATGATCACTTTGCGTGCGCCGGCAGTAATATGCGCAGCGGCTTTGGCACGGTCGGTGAACAGACCGGTGCATTCGAACACCACATCGATTTTTTCCGCAGCCCAGGGCAGCTCGGCCGGGTTGCGAATGGCGCTGACTGAAATGCGGTCGCCATTGACAGTCAGGCTCTCGTTGTCATGCTCGACTTGTGCATCGAATGTGCCGTGAACGGTGTCGTATTTGAGCAGATGCGCGTTGATCGAGCTGTCGCCCAGATCGTTGATGGCGACGATCTGCAAATCCTGTCGATAGCCTTGGGTATACAGTGCGCGCAGGACATTACGGCCGATGCGGCCAAAACCATTGATTGCAATTCGAAGAGTCATGGAACAGCGCCGCCGTCGTTTTGTTGTTGGAATTACAAGATTATTCGCATAAAAATAGAAAACAAGCCTTTTTAGTGGCAATATTTTGTTTTATCTACAACGAGTGACCTGAATCAACTGGTCCGAATGGTCAAAAAAGCCGTCTGTCATTCCGATAACAACGGCGTTTGATCAGCATAGACAATCAGGTCGCCACATCCGTTAGCCTGGAGTTCTACACATGCATCCCCGCGTTCTTGAGGTCACCGAACGGCTTATCGCCCGCAGCCGCGCCACGCGTCAGGCTTACCTTGCACTGATTCGCGGCGCCGCCACTGACGGCCCGATGCGCGGCAAGCTGCAATGCGCCAACTTCGCCCATGGCGTGGCCGGGTGTGGCAGCGAAGACAAGCACAGCCTGCGGATGATGAACTCGGCGAACATCGCCATTGTTTCTTCCTATAACGACATGCTCTCGGCGCATCAGCCGTACGAAGTCTTTCCTGAACAAATCAAGAACGCCCTGCGCGAAATCGGTTCGGTCGGCCAATTCGCCGGCGGTACACCGGCGATGTGCGACGGCGTGACCCAGGGCGAGCCGGGCATGGAACTGAGCCTGCCGAGCCGCGAAGTCATCGCCATGTCCACGGCAGTGGCGCTGTCGCACAACATGTTCGATGGCGCGCTGATGCTCGGCATCTGCGACAAGATCGTGCCGGGCCTGATGATGGGCTCGCTGCGTTTCGGTCATCTGCCGACGATTTTC from Pseudomonas baetica includes the following:
- a CDS encoding CoA transferase, with the translated sequence MTDLLTSIQAALGLPHTPIPFTASGALPSAFAVTDLACASIAAAGQTISELIQQQTAYLPSVEVDRRLASFWFATSLRPMGWEVPPLWDPVAGDYATRDGWIRLHTNASHHRAAAERVLGACADRAAMAAKVAQWASNDLEQAVVDAKGCAAEMRSWAQWQQHPQGLAVNAEPLVQFIDQPDERRKPWQGSAAQPLAGIKVLDLTRVLAGPTASRFLAGFGADVLRIDPPTWNEPGVVPEVTLGKRCARLDLHDPTDRAVFENLLKDADILLHGYRADALEHLGFGVERRRQLAPGLVDVSLNAYGWSGPWQNRRGFDSLVQMSSGIAEAGQRWKHADKPTPLPVQALDHATGYLMAASAISLLSERLRSGRGGSARLSLARTAKLLIEHGPGTSEALRAEDEQDQRLEIEQTPWGPAHRLQVPVKISGTPLQWALPATELGSHHPKW
- a CDS encoding methyl-accepting chemotaxis protein, whose protein sequence is MQVQFREIDQVATASNEMSATAHDVANSASNAANAAKGADQSAKDGMSIIERSTRDINQLADEVSKAVTEVEALAVNSEQIGSVLEVIRSIAEQTNLLALNAAIEAARAGESGRGFAVVADEVRNLAKRTQDSVEEIRIVIEKIQTGTRGVVATMHSSQTQAHNNAGQIRQAVDALGKISDAVTVISDMNLQIASAAEQQSAVAEEVNRNVSAIRTVTETLTEQATESAAISSQLNALASQQMKLMDQFRV
- a CDS encoding YbaN family protein, translated to MPQPATSKIARLLFGLLAYVSLGIGLIAIVVPGLPTTEFILLAAWAATRSSPRLSAWLEHHRLFGPILSNWRNGKIIARKAKVSATVSMLLCATLMVLMLDHGWPVYLAIAGMSLGNLWIWSRPETLPPPS
- a CDS encoding biliverdin-producing heme oxygenase, translated to MTTSQKALRSQRLNQITHEPHSKLDALVKAHAPFETRANFTRFVVVQYLFQSELVDLYNNAELTAIVPDLPARCRAEAAKADLADLETEVPAPVAGAVKNPSKARALGWVFVSEGSKLGAAFLIKRAVALELSETFGARHLGEPEGGRAEGWKSFVRTLDSLQFSAEEEAEVEQGAIDAFNRFTVLLEQAYATEAELA
- a CDS encoding TonB-dependent receptor → MSSRLTRQTASPSRVLSLLTAAILMAGSAPLLAATEQPARNMGDYSFAIGQQPLVSALNAFTAVTGWQVGLPAELGQGISSPGVRGSLPPEKALERLLVGTNLSFRKLSNNNVVLEKRSTSGALNLDQVTISATRQEQSVNSVPSTVTVHSREELDRNNVNTIKDLVRYEPGVSVGGAGQRGGISGYNIRGIDGDRILTQVDGVEIPNSFFNGPYAKSQRNYVDPEIVKRVEILRGPASVLYGSNAIGGAVSYYTLDPDDIIKPGKDVGARLKTGYSSADESWLKSATVAGRADQFDGLLHFSRRDGHETDSYGSNNGTGLERTAANPEDVKATNVLAKIGWNYNEDSRLGLTYEKYKDDRDTDQKSAYGGPYFNGAPTIPDSMLPGGMYQWRTGNDTITRERFGIEHSFALDSLLVDNVKWSLNHQIAKTDQSTEEYYYPMTRKVLRTRDTVYEEKQWVFDAQLDKAFAIGDTDHVLTYGTTIKQQKVTGSRSGDGKCLAVGRGCTAIGATSVADVLKKASDFPDPTINTYSLFAQDQISWNDWTFLPGLRYDYTQLKPHITEEFLNTVAADGQGTVSDKNKTWHKVSPKFGLTYAFNDNYTWYGQYAEGFRTPTAKALYGRFENNTTGYQVAPNPDLEPEKSKSYETGLRGNFESGSFDVAVFYNKYRDFINEDAVTPGYSELTFQSSNIKHATIKGAEVKGRLNLDAFGAPQGLYTQGSIAYAYGRNDDSGEPLNSVNPLTGVFGLGYDQDNYGGLLSWTLVKKKDRVDDSNFKSPDGVSSQFKSPGFGILDLTGFYKVTNDVTVSGGIYNLTDKKYWLWDDVRGYDSVGEASVTQPANLDRLTQPGRNFAINLIWDI
- a CDS encoding FecR family protein translates to MTDTHRSPSPETAQDAALAMDQALDWLIVLGSPDQEQTRQFHAWLAADPLNAEAFAKAQAIWDGPQIAQCAQNLAAKPAKVTVLKRLRPHWKPLATAAVLVLGLFSFSNVPMRLQADHLTVVGERQRLQLEDGSKVLLNTNSAFSSTINDQQRVARLYQGEAFFEVAANRNQPLEIDAGPVKASVHDTAFAVRYLDGVAQVNVQRGDVDLRATHNDARVRLSAGESIRIGPNGFDRPAKLDANTDLAWVQGRLVFENCPLNQVLAELRRYYPGWIINNNEQLADVAVTGNYRLDQPLDVVRSLAHITSARLQEFPALVILN
- a CDS encoding RNA polymerase sigma factor yields the protein MSQSHFNHVFLTQRTSLLRTLERMVNNHSTAEDLLQETYLRVTRALSERAIDHLEPFVFQTARNLALDHLRARKIHSRTMVDDVPQAVVHSVAAPASSAEDAAHAEQLLERLNVSLGQLSPRQQQIFILSRLHGHSYQEIADELNVSLSTVQKELKLIMSICIGVAERLNGD
- the gap gene encoding type I glyceraldehyde-3-phosphate dehydrogenase, with translation MTLRIAINGFGRIGRNVLRALYTQGYRQDLQIVAINDLGDSSINAHLLKYDTVHGTFDAQVEHDNESLTVNGDRISVSAIRNPAELPWAAEKIDVVFECTGLFTDRAKAAAHITAGARKVIISAPAKGADATVVYGVNHDILRQSHQIISNASCTTNCLAPVAQVLHRELGIESGLMTTIHAYTNDQNLTDVYHTDPYRARSATQNMIPSKTGAAEAVGLVLPELAGKLTGMAVRVPVINVSLVDLTVQLKKEATAEEVNALLKAASQHSKILGYNTLPLVSSDFNHNPLSSIFDANHTKSSGKLLKVLAWYDNEWGFSNRMLDNCLALCNAE